The following proteins are co-located in the Besnoitia besnoiti strain Bb-Ger1 chromosome Unknown contig00007, whole genome shotgun sequence genome:
- a CDS encoding uncharacterized protein (encoded by transcript BESB_071840) translates to MTTSPWRLPPLLPLACFASSPLLHSVSTEARPQSPSAERVSPPSPPGPASVCPSAAPDFSFARRAAGCLHPSPRASLEAGGRAQLAAPRCCTTQPEGRAAARPTAFFSRSAAQRRSEHGAASLRGALEPRSVSPWATLFLVPPHCGAGEAGGLTAEGRGRGRSQRGAEARAPEPAESAPRSGRRGRENAAWGQLTRSGGGGGAALSPVSLVPPRPLGALPRSPSPSSATRPSSTGSPSPSPFAPRSGSPASLLSFSPRPGSPPLPGWLPSRAVAAPAACAGVPSASSADVPASVASPSLSACPSPLHPRSPSAGGARGASAADVAALAAHAAPSARLLARLWAAAEGRGPDAPPRLGSASGRAEPKAEGAGVSAARLRLKERERGGSAQRADAAALLLCTLLADGDGKSWAPAALAACPSVSAFDVVLSQLVKDLPEGPASEPPADSSWTRRITALFSSAPSSLASPPTAAPGDLSRATAAQAIGFLSRMLLQPLDATLLSARLPPSLSRLLNQVDDPCPCTGEALFLARPQPASPSSSRPAARQGPAGADDWGDDWEAWRDAESVALRVVFSNWLHALVTKATRHADKDERTEFALFHTEPEEMPFFSFHLEEDDADLPVLASWLGPHHPPLASAASSPDADLESASLQRHAVTELRQLLALSFLRYALLALPLFPSSATSASAAAARAAPASRAPPFPSAFPFGERAAEMRRRGVEEVAQRLVLLLFGAAPDVLRWSVPCQRLWLDTLRLACLQGRLRSCFSLEGEGDVPGARLARSQPGWMRPWGGVFRARPDSPHAALHHHALARSPWASGALRGGGVPAGQTPAGAFLRAFASSSAAPAPLSDSLLLTAQALLLSSPVAAGSCLVALVGTLRDSMRDASERRDAALARRTSPPSRSVSSFFSALLRRPDAASQPPPGASAPSAAASAVLPAVDPLAVPLLPSAFLFFAGSALDALTAAGRRRRRPTSGGRRGGGGSAPAENAPSEPQAGALRSLLLALRLPAFAAAEPSGTEGGASNAKREAARRPAWASARGAAPCQLLPFVLAAKSTHPNDTPPLQIAAPAAGKQGALLTHESDARVAQAPSACAIDLASLFAAFLCAIVGSAPYLTSAVHAQLLDASPVPASRCDGDAVAQPALPCASARSLPATVASRDTLASQVSAALARAPPDSLPFLLRGASGEGSDGQADIGRAFIRFALRVGDLRHLEVLRKDDEHVAQPPAARTQASPAPALPCAETWCSSGSKAAPRFEEKHAPVDREARERDADWAKPIRHAVRLWMAPQSLASRHFTAWIEEMLSGALQGMQLLLLEDFIEWPARQAADAFFDWDMDSILAQTIALLQPPPPPAAGFAGPPLAAVAKSATAPLRDPPSPAAASSAMRGTSGQARPARAPVSFFSLSPPPSPSSPAGSPVSLFLFSKETKADGSPPHAVVREEKEILKRCLIARRTRDAPAREEGEGARTPAPALLSAEGAARAAAVQEGRGGSRLALHPAEDRRPEALAHESDTPPSSPPAAGDTPVAAGLLPALPPNTAPSSGSLALSPSTESSGFPAASVLRLESEATRPLAREARDALFVLLRDDEERKHALHQLALLSCCPLSFPHRQLWRAGAYDVLLLLTAKTLDFLLRDPRALELYVHPKAPRREARERVAEETRKEGEAVITPSRAEAEVQAASGTGPAETLTPQSTSSFSAFPPAPLSSWLSCGANHVEIRCRGPSDPPQRREDPVPRESELSLQHPEEPDDKKGAVPFSLPRPSQLPFLSSGEAKDRNANDGETTEKKGGARGPPATTAPQPAVLAEKARKVGDDKKKNTTPEEKAFLRDIEKTREERLELWRELHWMVRTIANSAAAADSPLVASLRTRTAWEQLLLQIVHEVYVHPALLSPVFREERQKIPALSLRLSSPSLVYFEAVRALHNLKSSPCSSSSSSLPLARRVYLSCVYPFSLPGESHTVLDPLLLLPPPHVSVFLSRASASGAPLSSALRHSSLASTSPPPSSVFSLPPAWLPLSDTSPFCALTAFPDALVLPHSPASHLPRRQLRQLLLHANAPRGPPEARRETPEALSPSAAPSSGSQARACECSAECPRCFYFCAAHHLDDASREPPLAAPPDGGAGEGDRQGPQARWGWRREGVEVEAPSPSAGTRSDRGEEVDECSSFPRKGELKAKSGEARGSWASRERDPQHDTKAPFVVFLHGLRGSAWRTWRCSRCHDDVRLRPEDAWKLDAPRGDAQSLSPSQAAAPPLLLPVSASSSSRTLFSPSDSAGDGRNRPGAMLRRSRETGRAAEEAEERRDPAEAAPSAELCACQVCGATEAEACVEERDIQAFNSYFYLWPRSLFARLYPRCQVLAIDYQAPLFREQPPFYRHPANRGDSAAAAPVRSDLADDLSSVALPLLPGEAPDTDLQTDAPRDSSSPPPLAPLPTPSSPSSSAAPSSPSLSSSASVVAVRPLSTRLLECAGPSGVTLEQLGRSAQEQLRAAGVGVEERPIVFVAHSMGGLIAEYLLLHDPDIRRHTRAVLFFAAPLEGSPLAEGEGARVLRSLLPQYVLQLSPADTSRQTLAGAFRALLQSPQGQRIRVAALGEMQVTPLPYIGGSTLIVPPWSAMPEWLPASPRVLVDVDHTQVCKPATPGDVRFRVLAQLLDQTAAAARSEANAAAPKEPRESDARGGAESEKR, encoded by the exons ATGACGACTTCCCCGtggcgtctgccgcccctCCTGCCTCTGGCttgcttcgcttcctctccgctccTTCACTCCGTTTCAACCGAAGCTCGTCCGcagtcgccctccgcagaacgcgtctcgcctccctctccccccggGCCCGCTTCGGTTTGCCCCTCTGCCGCCCCCGACTTCTCTTtcgcccggcgcgcggctggctgcCTCCATCCTTcgccccgcgcctctctAGAGgctggcggacgcgcgcagctcgctgcgccgcgctgctgcaccaCACAACCCGagggacgcgccgccgcccgcccgacagcttttttttctcgctccgcggcgcagcgccgcagcgagcatggcgctgcttcgctgcgcggTGCGCTGGAGcctcgctctgtctctccctggGCCACGCTTTTCCTCGTTCCTCCgcactgcggcgccggcgaggccgggGGTTTGACGGCCGAGGGGCGTGGACGCGGGCGGAGCCAGAggggcgcagaggcccgcgcgccggaACCAGCtgagagcgcgccgcgctctggtcggcgagggcgagagaacGCGGCCTGGGGCCAGTTGACAAGgagtggaggaggaggaggcgccgcgctctcgcctgtctccctcgttcccccccgcccgctgggcgccctgccgcgttctccttcgccttcgtcggcaacgcgcccgtcgtcgactggctctccgtcgccttcccccTTCGCTCCTCGCTCTGGTAGTCCCGCTTCTctgctttccttctctccgcggcctggctcccccccccttccggGCTGGCTCCCCTCGcgtgcggtcgccgcgcctgcggcttgCGCCGGCGTTCCCTCTGCTTCGTCCGCCGACGTGCCtgcgtctgtcgcctcgccttcgctctctgcgtgtccCTCCCCCTTGCACCCGCGATCTCCctcagctggcggcgcgcggggggcgtcggcggcggacgtggcggcgctcgccgcccacgcagcgccgtcggcgcgtctgctggcgcggctatgggcggcggcggaggggaggggccctgacgcgccgccgcggctggggAGTGCGTCGGGGCGAGCCGAGCCGAAGGCCGAGGGGgctggcgtctccgctgcgaggctgcgactcaaagagcgcgagcgggGCGGCAGTGCCCAGcgggcagacgccgcggctctgctcCTCTGCACGCTGTTGGCTGACGGCGACGGCAAGTCctgggcgcctgcggctcttgCGGCGtgcccctctgtctccgcatTTGATGTCGTCTTGTCTCAGCTCGTGAAGGACCTGCCAGAGGGGCCTGCCAGCGAGCCGCCTGCCGACTCCTCGTGGACTCGCCGCATCACCGCACTCTTCTCGTCTGccccctcctcgctcgcgtctccgccgacggcggcccCCGGTGacctctcgcgcgccactGCCGCACAGGCAATCGGCTTTCTGTCTCGaatgctgctgcagccgctcgacGCGACcctgctctccgcgcgcctcccgccttcgctctcgcgcctcctcaacCAAGTCGACGACCCCTGCCCATGCACAGGCGAGGCTCTGTTCCTCGCCCGGCCGCagcccgcctcgccttcttcctctcgccccgcggcgcgccagggGCCCGCGGGGGCCGACGACTGGGGCGACGACTGGGAGGCgtggcgcgacgcggagagtgtcgcgctgcgcgtggtTTTCTCCAactggctgcatgcgctcgtcACGAAGGCCACGCGCCACGCGGACAAGGACGAACGAACCGAGTTCGCTCTCTTCCACACAGAGCCTGAGGAAAtgcctttcttctcgtttcaccttgaggaagacgacgcagacctCCCTGTCCTCGCCTCGTGGCTGGGACCTCACCATCCTCCTctggcctctgcggcttcctctcccGACGCTGACCTCGAAAGCGCCTCGCTCCAGCGCCACGCGGTCAcggagctgcggcagctcctcgcgctgTCGTTCCTCCGCTACGCGCTGCTtgcgcttcctctctttccATCTTCGGCAActtcggcctctgcggcggccgcacgcgccgcgcctgcgtcgcgggcgccgcctttTCCTTCCGCGTTCCCgttcggcgagcgcgcggcagagatgcggcgtcgcggcgtggaggaggtggcgcagagactcgtgctgcttctcttcggcgcggcgcctgatGTCCTTCGGTGGTCTGTGCCTTGCCAGCGCCTGTGGCTGGAcacgcttcgcctcgcgtgcctcCAGGGGCGACTTCGCTCGTGCTTTTCTCTAGAAGGCGAGGGGGACGTGCCTGGCGCGCGTTTGGCTCGCTCGCAGCCTGGCTGGATGCGCCCCTGGGGAGGCGTgtttcgcgcgcggcctgacTCTCCGCACGCGGCTCTCCATCAccacgccctcgcgcgtTCTCCCTGGGCCTCGGGCGCTTtgcgcgggggcggcgtgCCCGCGGGCCAGACGCCCGCAGGGGCTTTTCTACGCGCgttcgcgtcgtcttctgcagcgccggcgccgctcagCGACTCGCTCCTGCTCACGGCGCAAGCTTTgctgctctcctcgcccgtgGCAGCGGGgagctgcctcgtcgctctcgtggGGACGCTGCGCGACAGCATGAGAGATGCCTCCGAGCGCCGGgatgccgccctcgcccgccgcacgagcccgccctcgcggtctgtctcctccttcttctctgcgctcctCCGAAGGCCCGACGCAGCTTCCCAGCCCCCGCCTGGCGCGAGCGCCCCTTCAgcggctgcttctgctgTCCTGCCGGCCGTCGACCCCCTCGCGGTCCCTCTGCTCCCCTCcgcgtttctcttcttcgcgggcagcgcgctcgacgcgctca ccgccgcagggcgacgccgccgcaggcctaccagcggaggcaggaggggcggagggggcagcgcgcccgcggagaacGCCCCCTCTgagccgcaggcgggcgccctgcgctcgctgcttctcgcgctgcgtctgccggcgttcgccgcggcggagccctCTGGcacggaaggcggcgcgagcaacgcgaagcgcgaggcggcgcggcggcctgcgtgggcgagcgcacgcggcgccgcgccctgtcAGCTCTTGCCGTTCGTTCTCGCGGCGAAATCGACGCACCCAAACGACacgcctcctctgcagatcgcagcgcccgccgcgggaaAGCAAGGCGCCCTCTTGACGCACGAGTCagacgcccgcgtcgcccaggcgccctcggcgtGCGCAATCGACCTTGCGTCCCTGTTTGCAGCTTTCCTCTGCGCGATCGTGGGCAGCGCGCCCTACCTGACCAGCGCTGTTCACGCGCAACTGCTGGACGCGTCGCCGGtccccgcctctcgctgcgacggcgacgcggtggcgcagccggcgcttccctgcgcgagtgcgcgctcgctgccggcaaccgtcgcctctcgcgacACGCTGGCGAGCCAAGTCTCggctgccctcgcgcgcgcgccgccggactCGCTGCCAttcctgcttcgcggcgcgagcggagagggcagcgacgGCCAAGCAGACATCGGGCGAGCCTTCATTcgcttcgcgctgcgcgtgggGGACTTGAGGCACCTAGAGGTGCTCAGAAAGGACGACGAACACGTGGCGCAGCCACCAGCGGCGCGGACCcaggcgtctcctgcgccagCCTTGCCCTGCGCGGAAACCTggtgcagcagcggaagtaaagccgcgccgcgttttGAGGAGAAGCACGCGCCAGTtgaccgcgaggcgcgcgaacgcgacgCAGACTGGGCGAAACCGATTCGCCACGCCGTCCGCCTGTGGATGGCTCCGCAAA GCCTCGCGTCTCGTCATTTCACGGCTTGGATCGAGGAGATGCTTTCGGGAGCTCTCCAGGGCATGCAGCTGTTGCTCCTGGAGGACTTTATTGAATggcccgcgcggcaggctgcAGACGCCTTTTTCGACTGGGACATGGACTCGATCCTTGCGCAGACGatcgcgcttctgcagccgcctccgccgccggctgcaggcTTTGCGgggccgccgctcgcggctgtGGCGAAGTCTGCGACTGCTCCCCTGCGggaccccccctcccccgcggcggcttcctccgcgaTGCGTGGCACGTCTGGTCAGGCGCGTCCAGCGCGCGCTCccgtctcctttttctcgctctcgcctcctccctcgccctcgtcgcccgcaggGTCGCCCGTCTCGCTGTTCCTCTTCTCGAAGGAAACCAAGGCGGAtgggtcgccgccgcacgcggtcGTGCGTGAGGAAAAGGAAATTCTGAAACGCTGCCTGATCGCCCGGCgaacgcgcgacgcgccggcgcgggaagagggcgaaggcgcgcggacccccgcgcccgctttgctgtctgcagaaggcgccgcgcgcgccgccgcagtccaagaaggacgcggcggctcgcggctggcgctgcaTCCCGCGGAAGATCGACGTCCGGAGGCGCTTGCACATGAAAGCGACAccccgccttcttcgccgcccgccgcaggagacacgcctgtcgccgccggccttctccctgcgctgccgccgaatACGGCTCCTTCTTCGGGCTCGTTGGCCTTGTCCCCCTCTACGGAGTCTTCGGGGttccctgcggcgtctgtgttgcgcctggagagcgaggcgacgcggccgctggcgcgtgaggcgcgcgacgccttgTTCGTGCTCCttcgcgacgacgaggagagaaagcacGCGCTGCAccagctcgcgctgctttCGTGCTGCCCCCTGTCCTTTCCGCACCGCCAGCTCTGGCGTGCCGGCGCGTACGAtgtccttctgcttctcacAGCGAAAACTCTCGACTTCCTGCTGCGCGACCCCCGCGCGCTCgagctgtacgtacaccccaaggcgccgcgcagagaggcgcgagaacgggtcgcagaggaaacccgaaaggaaggcgaggcggtcATTACCCCTTCGCGGGCTGAGGCGGAGGTCCAGGCGGCTTCCGGCACCgggcctgcagagacgctTACGCCGCAGAGcacgtcttccttctctgctttccctccggcgcctctgtcgtCGTGGCTCTCTTGCGGTGCGAATCACGTAGAGATCAGATGCAGGGGACCCAGCGACCCGCcacagagacgcgaagaTCCAGTGCCCCGCGAAAGCGAGCTCTCGCTACAGCATCCCGAGGAACCTGACGACAAGAAGGGTGCTGTGCCCTTCTCGCTGCCCCGGCCATCGCAGCTGCCCTTTCTTTCCTccggagaggcgaaggacagaaacgcgaacgacggcgagacgacggagaagaagggtGGTGCCCGAGGGCCccccgcgacgacggcacCGCAGCCCGCGGTGCtcgccgagaaggcgaggaaggtgGGCGATGACAAGAAGAAGAACACGACGCCAGAAGAGAAGGCCTTCCTGCGAGACAtcgagaaaacgcgcgaagaaagacTTGAACTCTGGAGAGAGCTTCACTGGATGGTGCGGACGATTGCGAATAGTGCAGCAG ccgccgatTCGCCGCTCGTGGCCTCGCTTAGGACGCGAACTGCCTGGGAGCAGTTGCTGCTGCAAATCGTCCacgaggtgtacgtacacccggctctgctgtctcctgtctTCCGCGAAGAACGCCAGAAGATCCCTGCCCTCTCGCTTCGCTTGTCCTCCCCGAGTCTCGTTTACTTCGAAGCCGTCAG AGCGTTGCACAACCTCAAGTCTTCGCcttgctcttcttcgtcttcctcccttCCACTCGCGCGACGCGTCTACCTCAGCTGCGTGTACCCATTTTCTCTCCCGGGGGAGTCGCACACAGTTTTGgatccgcttcttctccttcctccgcccCACGTGTCGGTTTTTCTTTCTCGGGCGTCCGCatccggcgcgccgctgtcctctGCGCTCCGGCACTCGTCGCTGGCGTCcacctcgccgccgccgtcttctgttttctctctcccccccgcgTGGCTGCCCCTGAGCGACACATCCCCGTTCTGCGCCTTGACGGCCTTTCCCGACGCGCTCGTTCTGCCCcactcgcctgcctcgcatctaccgcgccggcagcttcGTCAGCTCCTCTTGCATGCGAACGCCCCGCGAGGGCCCCCCGAAGCCCGCAGGGAGACTCCTgaggcgctgtcgccctcggccgccCCCTCTTCcgggtcgcaggcgcgcgcgtgtgaaTGCTCCGCCGAGTGTCCGCGCTGCTTCTacttctgcgccgcccaTCATCTCGACGACgcgtcgcgcgagccgcctctcgctgcgccgcccgacggaggcgccggggaaggagacaggcaaggcccgcaggcgaggtggggctggaggcgagaaggagtTGAAGTCGAAGCCCCTTCCCCCTCCGCAGGGACTCGAAGCGACCGCGGGGAGGAGGTCGATGAGTGCAGCAGCTTTCCTCGAAAGGGAGAGTTGAAGGCGAAGAGTGGAGAGGCACGTGGGAGTtgggcctcgcgcgagcgagacccTCAACACGACACGAAAGCgcccttcgtcgtcttcctccacggactgcgaggcagcgcgtggaGGACGTGGCGGTGCAGCCGGTGCCACGACGACGTTCGCCTGCGTCCCGAAGACGCGTGGAAGCTCGACGCGCCGAGGGGCGATGCccagtctctctccccctcgcaggccgccgcgcctccgctgctccTTCCGgtctccgcttcgtcctcctctcggACGCTCTTTTCTCCGAGCGacagcgcgggcgacggcagaaACAGGCCAGGCGCGATGCTGAGACGGTCGCGCGAGacagggcgcgcggcggaagaggcagaagagaggagagaccctgcggaagcggcgccttccgcagagctctgcgcctgccAGGTCTGCGGGGCGACCGAGGCAGAGGCCTGcgtcgaggagagagacattCAGGCCTTCAACTCGTACTTTTACCTCTGGCCGCGCTCGCTATTTGCCAGGCTTTACCCCCGGTGCCAAGTTCTGGCGATCGACTACCAG GCTCCTCTGTTTCGGGAGCAGCCGCCGTTCTACCGCCATCCGGCGAAccgcggcgactccgccgctgcagcgccggtgCGCAGCGACCTCGCGGACGATTTATCAAGTGTCGCCTTGCCCCTGCTTCCAGGCGAAGCGCCCGACACCGACCTGCAGACGGACGCCCCAAGAGACTCCTCCtcaccgcctcctctcgctcctcttcccactccgtcttctccttcttcttccgcggcgccttcttctccttctctttcttcttcggcttCTGTTGTTGCAGTTCGTCCGCTGAGCACGCGTCTGTTGGAGTGCGCAGGGCCCTCGGGTGTGACTCTGGAGCAGCTGGGGCGGAGTGCGCAGgagcagctccgcgcggcgggcgtcggcgTGGAGGAGCGCCCGATTGTCTTCGTGGCGCACTCGATGGGAGGCCTGATCGCCGAGTATCTTCTTCTGCACGACCCTGACAtccgcagacacacgcgcgcggtgctcttcttcgccgcgcctctcgaag GCTCGCCGCTGGCTGAGGGCGAGGGTGCACGCGTGCTCAGGAGTCTCTTGCCGCAGTATGTCCTCCAactctcgccggcggacacctcgcggcagacgctcgcgggcgccttccgcgcccttCTCCAGTCTCCCCAAGGCCAGCGCattcgcgtcgccgcgctcggcgaaaTGCAAGTCACGCCGCTGCCCTACATCG GCGGGAGCACGTTGATCGTGCCTCCGTGGTCAGCGATGCCGGAGTGgctgccggcctcgccgcgggtTTTGGTGGACGTTGATCACACGCAGGTGTGCAAACCTGCGACGCCGGGGGACGTGCGGTTTCGGGTGCTGGCGCAACTTCTCGACCAaactgcggctgccgcgcgctctgaggcgaacgccgcagcgccgaaggagccgcgagagagcgacgcccgcggcggcgcggagagcgagaagcgatAG
- a CDS encoding uncharacterized protein (encoded by transcript BESB_071850) has product MADRALLRPVFSVFSPLASRAFSSQAARAVALPRLTSSAFFAGPQRHAFFNSLAAAKAGNQLRLFSSLQSAPLLRPLASQANSRRFFSAAPEKAAPVSASPRGSSGPPRPGQLSAEQFQTSLVEKAQGALGVGFLHPTKMVGFAVTFLLNLRFYFMYMARTTFQAVRPLLAFSVFGEVMKLVLATMSSGLFSFLFSFVLAFEVFYFFLQCYISYTFLTMFFTVLF; this is encoded by the exons ATGGCGGATCGAGCGTTGCTTCGTCCGGTCTTCTcggtcttctctcctctcgcgtcccgcgcgttttcctctcaggccgcccgcgccgtggCGCTCCCCAGGCTCACTTCctccgctttcttcgccggcCCGCAGAGGCATGCATTCTTCAACAG cctcgcggccgcgaaggccggcaaccagctgcggctgttctcttctctgcagtCG gcgccgctccttcgccctctCGCGAGTCAGGCGAACTCCCGCAGgttcttctctgcagcgccggagaAGGCTGCGCCGGTCAGCGCGAGCCCCCGGGGGTCTTCTGGCCCACCGCGCCCTGGCCAGTTGAGCGCGGAACAGTTTCAGACGTCGTTGGTGGAGAAGGCCCAGggcgctctcggcgtcggcTTCCTGCACCCGACGAAAATGGTCGGCTTTGCAGTGACTTTCCTCCTGAATCTCCGCTTCTACTTCATGTACATGGCGCGAACGACGTTCCAG GCTGTGCGTCCTTTGCTCGCGTTCAGCGTCTTCGGAGAGGTCATGAAGCTCGTATTGGCAACGATGAGTTCCGGCCTGTTTtcgttcctcttctccttcgtcctcgccttcgaggTCTTTTACTTCTTCCTGCAGTGCTACATTTCCTACACGTTCTTGACGATGTTTTTCACCGTCCTCTTCTGA